Proteins co-encoded in one Arthrobacter globiformis genomic window:
- the def gene encoding peptide deformylase, which yields MTVLPITIWGEPVLHRRAAEVEEFDDGLRQLIADMFETNDKANGVGLAAPQIGVGKRIFVYKFENEDGAPPAGAVVNPVLTLSKVSGALPDPDEEVEGCLSFPGEQYPLKRAEWVRVQGFDGHGKPVDFEATGWFARIIQHEYDHLDGKLYVNRLIDRYARKAMKQAKKSGWGVPGLTWMPGVDPDPFGH from the coding sequence ATGACTGTTCTGCCCATCACCATCTGGGGTGAGCCGGTGCTGCACCGCCGGGCTGCTGAAGTGGAGGAGTTCGACGACGGGCTTCGCCAGCTGATTGCCGACATGTTCGAAACAAATGACAAGGCGAACGGCGTCGGACTGGCCGCGCCGCAGATCGGCGTGGGCAAGCGGATCTTTGTTTACAAGTTCGAGAACGAGGACGGCGCCCCCCCGGCCGGCGCCGTGGTGAATCCTGTGCTGACCCTCTCCAAGGTGTCCGGGGCGCTGCCGGATCCGGACGAGGAAGTGGAGGGCTGCCTCTCCTTCCCCGGGGAGCAGTATCCGCTCAAGCGCGCCGAATGGGTACGGGTGCAGGGCTTTGACGGGCACGGAAAGCCGGTGGATTTCGAAGCGACCGGGTGGTTTGCCCGCATCATCCAGCACGAGTACGACCATCTGGACGGCAAGCTGTACGTCAACCGCCTCATCGACAGGTATGCCCGCAAGGCGATGAAGCAGGCCAAGAAGAGCGGCTGGGGCGTCCCGGGCCTGACCTGGATGCCGGGCGTGGACCCTGACCCGTTCGGTCACTGA
- the mptB gene encoding polyprenol phosphomannose-dependent alpha 1,6 mannosyltransferase MptB, producing MTAPVPAIGETSTGTSTDPARPEVDNPRSPILSGFIGSMFLLVGSFGVGWLAPVSELRRMPLFIWMRTEAFGVGLSIVLLAVGGMLLVRAWLRLGQHIHVWGREARKATLQAIVAWGLPMMFTVPLFSRDVYAYIGQGRLMVEGFNPYENGISALSNYFQLGADKMWTEAPVPYGQVFLWIEQFVVWSTNVHPEASIMLFRLAAVAGVVLCIVYVPRLAELHGVNPHRALWLTAANPLFLTNFIASVHNDSLMIGLALAGLYYCATRRVIFGIVLVTASIAVKPITVVFLPFIGLLWAGKGASWPRKFVFWGLTAGISLALLYLMSLVNGFGFGWINGLSAPGSVWIWYAPVGLLGLVVASIANAFSLDGWGLAKWVYDAGKLLAVGIVAWQIFRGEHDRLMRRLTLAFAAVVVLSPMIQSWYVVWLIPLFAVTGIRDDWQVKALYFIVSFFMVYAISDQLEVFPYLQTDDLGLALALARNAAAIIALLFALYLIFLDRSTKLLFSKADQPVTVRPII from the coding sequence ATGACGGCGCCTGTGCCTGCGATAGGGGAAACGTCCACCGGCACTTCCACGGACCCGGCCCGGCCGGAAGTGGACAACCCACGCTCGCCGATCCTCTCCGGCTTCATCGGTTCCATGTTCCTGCTCGTCGGTTCTTTCGGCGTCGGCTGGCTGGCGCCCGTCTCGGAGCTGCGGCGGATGCCGCTGTTCATCTGGATGCGCACCGAGGCGTTCGGCGTCGGGCTCTCCATTGTGCTGCTTGCGGTGGGCGGCATGCTGCTGGTCCGGGCGTGGCTCAGGCTTGGCCAGCACATCCACGTGTGGGGCCGGGAGGCCCGCAAGGCCACCCTGCAGGCCATCGTCGCGTGGGGCCTTCCCATGATGTTCACCGTCCCGCTGTTCAGCCGGGACGTCTACGCGTACATCGGTCAGGGCCGGCTGATGGTGGAGGGCTTCAACCCGTACGAGAACGGCATTTCGGCCCTGTCCAACTACTTCCAGCTGGGCGCGGACAAGATGTGGACCGAGGCCCCGGTTCCCTACGGCCAGGTGTTTTTGTGGATCGAGCAGTTCGTGGTCTGGTCCACCAATGTCCACCCGGAAGCCAGCATCATGCTGTTCCGCCTGGCCGCTGTGGCGGGTGTGGTGCTCTGCATCGTCTACGTCCCCAGGCTTGCCGAGCTGCACGGGGTCAATCCGCACCGTGCCCTTTGGCTGACGGCGGCGAATCCGCTCTTCCTGACCAATTTCATCGCCAGCGTCCACAACGATTCGCTCATGATCGGGCTCGCCCTCGCCGGCCTGTACTACTGTGCCACGCGGCGGGTCATTTTCGGCATTGTCCTCGTCACGGCCTCCATCGCGGTGAAACCGATCACCGTGGTGTTCCTTCCGTTCATCGGCCTGCTTTGGGCCGGCAAGGGGGCCAGCTGGCCCCGGAAGTTTGTGTTCTGGGGCCTGACGGCCGGAATCAGCCTTGCCCTGCTCTACCTGATGAGCTTGGTGAACGGCTTTGGGTTTGGGTGGATCAACGGCCTATCGGCGCCCGGCAGCGTCTGGATCTGGTACGCCCCCGTGGGGCTGCTCGGCCTGGTGGTCGCGTCCATCGCCAACGCGTTCAGCCTGGACGGCTGGGGGCTGGCCAAATGGGTTTACGACGCCGGCAAGCTCCTCGCCGTGGGCATCGTCGCCTGGCAGATTTTCCGGGGCGAACACGACCGCCTCATGCGCCGCCTGACGCTCGCCTTCGCGGCTGTTGTGGTGCTGTCGCCCATGATCCAGTCCTGGTATGTGGTGTGGCTGATCCCGCTGTTCGCCGTCACGGGCATCCGTGACGACTGGCAGGTCAAGGCCCTGTACTTCATCGTTTCCTTCTTCATGGTCTATGCCATCTCGGACCAGCTGGAGGTCTTCCCCTACCTGCAGACCGACGATCTGGGTCTTGCCCTCGCGCTGGCCCGCAATGCAGCCGCCATCATCGCCCTGCTGTTTGCGCTGTACCTGATCTTCCTGGACCGCAGCACCAAGCTGCTTTTCAGCAAGGCGGACCAGCCCGTGACGGTACGCCCAATCATCTGA
- a CDS encoding glyceraldehyde-3-phosphate dehydrogenase, producing the protein MSQTSDSCLDTWMGREALAEAMIPVIGRLYRENNVVTSIHGRSLINKSTMNILKAHRFARRMSKDELLLEETAPLLNTLARLDLGAAAIDIARLNQKFKSDGGDLTLEEFLRAELAGIVGKRGADDRTSTDVVLYGFGRIGRLLARLLIEKAGGGHGLRLRAIVVRRGSDNDLTKRASLLRRDSVHGSFEGTIRVDTDANTITANGVQIQVIYSDNPATIDYTAYGIKDALVVDNTGRWRDAEGLGQHLLSKGVARVLLTAPGKGELKNIVHGINHRDITDADRIVTAASCTTNAITPVLKALNDKYGVIHGHVETVHSFTNDQNLIDNFHKGDRRGRSAALNMVITETGAAKAVAKALPELQGKLTGSSIRVPTPDVSLAVLNLNLENGTTKDEVNNYLREMSLHSELRKQIDYIDSPEVVSTDFVGSRRAGIVDGLATIANDKNLVVYVWYDNEFGYSCQVVRVMEEMAGVNPPTFPAKDSDKDAAPVLAVAASV; encoded by the coding sequence GTGAGCCAGACGTCAGATTCTTGTCTTGATACGTGGATGGGCCGGGAGGCTCTCGCCGAGGCCATGATCCCGGTGATCGGCCGGCTGTACCGTGAAAACAACGTGGTCACCTCCATCCACGGACGCAGCCTGATCAACAAGTCCACGATGAACATCCTGAAGGCGCACCGCTTCGCGCGCCGGATGAGCAAGGATGAGCTGCTCCTGGAGGAGACGGCGCCGCTGCTGAACACGCTGGCACGGCTGGACCTGGGCGCCGCTGCCATCGACATCGCCCGCCTGAACCAGAAGTTCAAGTCCGACGGCGGCGACCTGACTTTGGAGGAATTCCTCCGTGCCGAGCTCGCCGGGATTGTGGGCAAGCGCGGCGCCGACGACCGCACCAGCACCGACGTCGTGCTCTACGGCTTCGGCCGGATCGGCCGGCTCCTGGCCCGCCTCCTGATCGAAAAGGCGGGCGGCGGCCACGGCCTGCGCCTGCGCGCCATCGTGGTCCGGCGCGGCTCCGACAACGACCTGACCAAGCGCGCAAGCCTGCTGCGCCGCGACTCCGTGCACGGTTCCTTCGAGGGGACCATCAGGGTGGACACCGACGCCAACACGATTACGGCCAATGGCGTCCAGATCCAGGTCATCTACTCGGATAACCCGGCCACCATCGACTACACCGCCTACGGCATCAAGGACGCCCTCGTGGTGGACAACACCGGCCGCTGGCGCGACGCCGAGGGCCTCGGCCAGCACCTGCTGAGCAAGGGCGTGGCCCGTGTCCTGCTGACCGCGCCGGGCAAGGGTGAGCTGAAGAACATCGTCCACGGCATCAACCACCGCGACATCACCGATGCGGACCGGATCGTGACGGCAGCCTCCTGCACCACCAACGCCATCACCCCGGTCCTGAAAGCCCTCAACGACAAGTACGGCGTGATCCACGGCCACGTCGAGACGGTCCACTCGTTCACCAACGACCAGAACCTGATCGACAACTTCCACAAGGGCGACCGCCGCGGACGCTCCGCTGCGCTGAACATGGTGATCACCGAGACCGGTGCCGCCAAGGCCGTAGCCAAGGCGCTGCCCGAACTGCAGGGCAAGCTCACCGGCAGCTCAATCCGCGTCCCCACCCCGGACGTGTCCCTGGCCGTCCTGAACCTCAACCTGGAAAACGGCACCACCAAGGACGAGGTCAACAACTACCTGCGGGAGATGTCGCTGCACTCGGAGCTGCGCAAACAGATCGACTACATCGACTCACCCGAGGTTGTCTCCACCGACTTCGTCGGCTCCCGCCGTGCAGGGATCGTTGACGGCCTCGCCACCATCGCCAACGACAAGAACCTGGTCGTCTACGTCTGGTACGACAACGAGTTCGGCTACAGCTGCCAGGTGGTCCGCGTCATGGAGGAAATGGCCGGAGTCAACCCGCCGACCTTCCCGGCCAAGGACTCCGACAAGGACGCCGCCCCGGTTCTGGCCGTGGCAGCCTCGGTCTAA
- a CDS encoding LacI family DNA-binding transcriptional regulator, which translates to MAASTLTEVARLAGVSPATASRVLNGSARTPGPDITERVRKAADSLGYIPNAQAQGLAKSSSGLIGLIVHDIADPYFSAIARGVQTAARHQNKMVLLATTAGSPADERAAVAAFAARRADSIVIAGSRSARTADRQGNAELAAELDRYCRNGGRVGVVGHAVVGAESDAGYHVVEVPNEDLAAALARELAASHAGEFVIIAGPEGLLTSDDRVRGFQRGLADVGLPPADVLHTGFDRTGGYEAGLELAARIGAHGGSGGAGPDAGRPRLCIFAVNDVMAIGATAALRSRGLRIPRDAAIAGFDDIETLRDFRPALSTVRLPLEEIGRLAVPGTGSGQAVAATVAVAGEVTLRRSTELAGKPAS; encoded by the coding sequence GTGGCTGCAAGCACGCTGACCGAAGTAGCCCGCCTGGCCGGAGTCTCCCCTGCCACCGCCAGCCGTGTCCTGAACGGTTCGGCCAGGACCCCCGGACCCGACATTACAGAGCGTGTCCGGAAGGCGGCGGACTCCCTGGGCTACATCCCCAACGCCCAGGCTCAGGGCCTCGCCAAGTCGAGCTCCGGCCTCATCGGACTCATCGTGCACGACATTGCCGACCCCTACTTCTCGGCCATCGCCCGCGGCGTCCAGACCGCCGCCCGGCACCAGAACAAGATGGTGCTGCTGGCCACCACGGCGGGCAGCCCCGCCGACGAGCGCGCGGCCGTGGCAGCCTTTGCCGCGCGCCGGGCGGACTCGATAGTGATCGCAGGGTCGCGGTCTGCGCGGACGGCCGACAGGCAGGGCAACGCCGAACTGGCCGCCGAGCTTGACCGCTACTGCCGCAACGGCGGCCGGGTGGGCGTGGTGGGTCACGCCGTGGTGGGCGCAGAATCCGACGCGGGCTACCACGTGGTTGAGGTTCCCAACGAGGATCTCGCTGCCGCACTCGCCCGGGAACTGGCCGCCTCACATGCCGGGGAGTTCGTGATCATTGCCGGGCCGGAGGGGCTCCTGACCTCCGACGACCGGGTTCGCGGCTTCCAGCGAGGCCTGGCGGACGTCGGGCTGCCGCCGGCGGACGTCCTGCACACCGGATTCGACCGCACGGGCGGTTACGAGGCGGGCCTGGAGCTCGCAGCCCGCATCGGCGCGCACGGCGGCAGCGGCGGTGCCGGTCCTGACGCCGGACGGCCCCGGCTCTGTATCTTCGCCGTCAACGACGTCATGGCGATCGGGGCCACCGCCGCGCTGCGTTCCAGGGGGCTGCGGATCCCCCGGGACGCCGCCATCGCCGGGTTTGACGACATCGAAACCCTGCGCGACTTCCGGCCGGCCCTGTCCACTGTCCGCCTGCCCCTGGAGGAGATCGGCAGGCTGGCAGTGCCCGGCACGGGTTCCGGCCAAGCGGTCGCCGCCACCGTCGCGGTTGCAGGCGAAGTAACGCTCCGCCGGAGCACCGAGCTGGCCGGCAAACCGGCTTCATAG
- the orn gene encoding oligoribonuclease, which translates to MPITNERIVWIDCEMTGLDSVNDALIEVAALVTDSELNILGDGVDVVIKPDDAALAQMNDFVRDMHTRSGLLNELPAGKTMAEAEALVLDYIRKWVPDPRKAPLAGNSVGTDRVFLARDMPSVVEHLHYRIIDVSTIKELARRWYARAYFQAPAKLGGHRALGDIKDSIDELRYYREAVFVPAPGPDSATSQKISQRISSSPSAVDQQASESVLPPAAQQPGK; encoded by the coding sequence GTGCCTATTACTAACGAACGCATCGTCTGGATCGACTGCGAAATGACCGGCCTCGACAGCGTCAATGACGCCCTGATCGAGGTCGCGGCCCTGGTGACCGACTCCGAACTGAACATCCTCGGCGATGGGGTGGACGTGGTGATCAAGCCGGACGACGCCGCGCTCGCGCAGATGAACGACTTCGTCCGGGACATGCACACCCGGTCAGGTCTGCTGAACGAGCTTCCGGCCGGCAAAACAATGGCCGAGGCAGAGGCCCTGGTGTTGGACTACATCCGCAAGTGGGTTCCCGACCCCCGCAAGGCGCCCCTCGCCGGCAACTCGGTGGGAACGGACCGGGTCTTCCTCGCCAGGGACATGCCCTCGGTGGTGGAGCACCTGCACTACCGCATCATCGATGTCAGCACCATCAAGGAACTGGCCCGGCGCTGGTATGCACGCGCCTACTTCCAGGCGCCGGCGAAGCTCGGCGGCCACCGCGCACTCGGGGACATCAAGGATTCCATCGACGAACTGCGGTACTACCGGGAAGCCGTCTTTGTGCCGGCGCCCGGACCGGACAGCGCCACGTCCCAGAAGATCTCCCAGCGCATCTCGTCGTCGCCCTCCGCCGTCGACCAGCAGGCCTCGGAAAGCGTTCTGCCGCCCGCAGCGCAGCAGCCGGGAAAGTAA
- a CDS encoding dihydrodipicolinate synthase family protein, whose translation MTSLILPTSDGGTREYRLRSATAWAKPTAPLTSRRAYAAAHVIPEVTADNTPGAPARLDWEATLAYRHELWSYGLGVADAMDTAQRGMGLDWAATQQLIKRTGAEAASVVSAGGTATAGMTVRDLVSCGAGTDQLDLATLPSGEAGLQAVLAAYREQVAVVSEAGPKVILMASRALAQVAAGPEDYLKVYSTLLQEADQPVILHWLGTMFDPALAGYWGSDSVSVATETFLSLIRENADKVDGVKVSLLDASHEIALRAALPLGVRLYTGDDFNYPELIDGDGTLHSDALLGIFAAIYPAASAALQSYDAGDAAKARAILDATRELGKHIFSAPTFYYKTGIAFLSWLNGKQPGFQMVGGLHSGRSVVHLAKTFELADEAGLLKDPALAAFRMSDFLRINGVGV comes from the coding sequence ATGACTTCACTGATCCTTCCCACATCCGACGGCGGAACCCGGGAGTACCGCCTCCGTTCCGCCACCGCCTGGGCCAAACCGACGGCGCCGCTGACATCCCGCCGGGCATACGCGGCCGCCCACGTCATCCCCGAGGTCACCGCGGACAACACCCCCGGCGCCCCGGCCCGGCTCGACTGGGAGGCCACCCTGGCCTACCGGCACGAGCTGTGGTCCTACGGGCTGGGCGTCGCCGACGCGATGGACACCGCCCAGCGCGGCATGGGCCTGGACTGGGCTGCTACCCAGCAGCTGATCAAGCGCACCGGCGCGGAGGCGGCCTCCGTGGTCTCCGCCGGCGGAACGGCCACGGCCGGCATGACAGTCCGGGACCTCGTGTCCTGCGGCGCCGGCACCGACCAGCTGGACCTCGCCACACTGCCGTCCGGCGAAGCCGGCCTGCAGGCTGTCCTCGCCGCCTACCGCGAGCAGGTCGCCGTCGTCAGCGAAGCCGGACCCAAGGTGATCCTCATGGCCTCCAGGGCACTGGCCCAGGTGGCGGCCGGTCCCGAGGACTACCTGAAGGTCTACTCCACGCTGCTCCAGGAGGCCGACCAGCCGGTCATTCTGCACTGGCTCGGCACCATGTTCGATCCCGCACTGGCCGGCTACTGGGGCTCGGACAGCGTCTCCGTCGCCACCGAGACGTTCCTGTCCCTCATCCGCGAGAACGCGGACAAGGTGGACGGAGTCAAGGTCTCCCTCCTGGACGCCTCGCATGAAATCGCGCTGCGGGCAGCGCTTCCCCTGGGCGTCCGCCTCTACACCGGCGACGACTTCAACTACCCGGAACTGATCGACGGCGACGGCACCCTCCACTCGGACGCCCTGCTGGGAATCTTCGCGGCAATCTATCCGGCCGCGTCCGCGGCGCTGCAGAGCTACGACGCCGGCGATGCCGCCAAAGCGCGTGCCATCCTGGACGCCACCCGGGAACTGGGCAAGCACATCTTCAGCGCCCCCACGTTCTACTACAAGACAGGGATCGCCTTCCTGTCCTGGCTCAACGGCAAGCAGCCGGGATTCCAGATGGTTGGCGGGCTGCACTCGGGCCGTTCCGTGGTGCACCTTGCGAAGACCTTCGAACTGGCCGACGAAGCCGGGTTGCTGAAGGACCCCGCCCTCGCAGCGTTCCGGATGTCCGATTTCCTTCGCATCAATGGAGTGGGAGTATGA
- a CDS encoding GNAT family N-acetyltransferase has translation MTDPAQEARGGITTAAAKWPAVEQLFGVRGEPSRCWCRFFALPGASFAATPPADRKAQLKDKFDGGGPAPGVLAYRGGSAVGWCAVEPRQCYPRILRSQVFKAAGAAVTDDGSGAGSVWSVSCFVVAPGHRRSGVAAALLAAAVDHARANGAAAVEGYPVDPGQRPKAGPPDLYQGTLGLFLAAGFEVVSAAVPGRAVVRLQVG, from the coding sequence ATGACAGACCCTGCACAGGAGGCAAGAGGCGGCATCACCACAGCGGCCGCTAAGTGGCCCGCCGTCGAGCAACTGTTCGGCGTCCGCGGTGAGCCCTCACGCTGCTGGTGCCGGTTCTTTGCCCTGCCGGGTGCCAGCTTTGCTGCCACCCCGCCCGCTGACCGCAAGGCACAGCTGAAAGACAAGTTCGACGGCGGCGGGCCGGCACCGGGTGTCCTGGCATACCGCGGCGGTTCCGCCGTCGGCTGGTGTGCAGTGGAGCCGCGGCAGTGCTACCCGCGCATCCTCCGTTCCCAGGTGTTCAAGGCGGCCGGCGCGGCAGTCACCGACGACGGCAGCGGCGCTGGGAGCGTGTGGTCGGTGAGCTGTTTCGTCGTTGCTCCCGGCCACCGGCGCAGCGGTGTGGCCGCAGCCCTGCTCGCTGCCGCCGTCGACCACGCGCGCGCCAATGGTGCCGCCGCTGTGGAGGGGTATCCGGTGGATCCCGGGCAACGGCCGAAGGCCGGGCCACCGGATCTCTACCAGGGCACGCTCGGGCTGTTCCTGGCCGCCGGGTTTGAGGTGGTCAGTGCCGCTGTTCCCGGCCGCGCCGTTGTACGGCTGCAGGTGGGATGA
- a CDS encoding Gfo/Idh/MocA family protein → MGFETKTIRIAMNGITGRMGYRQHLLRSILPIRDAGGFTLQGGTKVQVEPILVGRNEAKIRELAELHKVSEWTTDLDAVINDPTVDVVFDASMTSLRAATLKKAMRAGKHIFTEKPTAETLEEAIELARIGKEAGVTAGVVHDKLYLPGLVKLRRLVDEGFFGRILSIRGEFGYWVFEGDVQAAQRPSWNYRKEDGGGMTTDMFCHWNYVLEGIIGKVKSVNAKTATHIPTRWDEAGTEYKATADDASYGIFELETPGGDEVIGQINSSWAVRVYRDELVEFQVDGTHGSAVAGLNKCVAQQRAHTPKPVWNPDLPVTESFRSQWQEVPANAELDNGFKLQWEEFLRDVVAGREHRFGLLSAARGVQLAELGLQSSDERRTIDIPEITL, encoded by the coding sequence ATGGGCTTCGAAACAAAGACGATCCGTATCGCCATGAACGGCATTACCGGCCGGATGGGCTACCGCCAGCACCTGCTGCGCTCCATCCTCCCGATCCGCGACGCCGGCGGCTTCACCCTGCAGGGCGGCACCAAGGTCCAGGTCGAGCCGATCCTCGTCGGTCGCAATGAAGCGAAGATCCGCGAGCTGGCTGAACTTCACAAAGTATCGGAATGGACCACCGACCTCGACGCTGTGATCAACGACCCCACTGTCGACGTCGTCTTCGACGCCTCCATGACCAGCCTGCGGGCCGCAACCCTGAAGAAGGCCATGCGCGCCGGCAAGCACATCTTCACCGAGAAGCCGACGGCGGAAACCCTCGAGGAGGCCATCGAGCTGGCCCGCATCGGCAAGGAAGCCGGGGTCACCGCCGGAGTCGTGCACGACAAGCTGTACCTCCCCGGCCTGGTCAAGCTGCGCCGCCTTGTGGATGAAGGGTTCTTCGGCCGGATCCTGTCCATCCGCGGCGAATTCGGCTACTGGGTTTTCGAGGGCGACGTGCAGGCGGCCCAGCGCCCGTCCTGGAACTACCGCAAGGAAGACGGCGGCGGAATGACCACGGACATGTTCTGCCACTGGAACTATGTCCTGGAAGGCATCATCGGCAAGGTCAAGAGCGTCAATGCCAAGACCGCCACCCACATCCCCACCCGGTGGGACGAGGCCGGAACCGAATACAAGGCAACGGCAGACGACGCCTCCTACGGCATCTTCGAGCTAGAAACGCCTGGCGGAGACGAGGTCATCGGCCAGATCAACTCCTCCTGGGCCGTCCGCGTCTACCGTGACGAGCTGGTCGAGTTCCAGGTTGACGGCACGCACGGATCCGCAGTTGCAGGCCTGAACAAGTGCGTCGCCCAGCAGCGGGCCCACACCCCCAAGCCTGTCTGGAACCCCGATCTTCCGGTCACCGAATCGTTCCGCAGCCAGTGGCAGGAAGTCCCGGCCAACGCCGAGCTGGACAACGGCTTCAAGCTTCAGTGGGAAGAGTTCCTGCGCGACGTCGTCGCCGGCCGCGAACACCGCTTCGGGCTGCTCTCGGCCGCCCGCGGCGTGCAGCTCGCCGAACTCGGCCTGCAGTCCAGCGATGAACGCCGCACCATCGACATCCCGGAGATCACGCTCTGA
- a CDS encoding alpha/beta hydrolase: MSTRTGAFVSRFRPSVTTHWALAVPLPEQARQLLPVAVFLHGLGGSSEVLLGDLAADRALQRHLDDGGPPFAVAAVDGGDSWWHARADGSDTQAMLVEEFLPFLGDQGLDLGKVGVFGTSMGGFGALLMASRGRVSGLRAVAAMSPAVWSSYEEGMHGAFDGPADFEANNVFALRPRLAAIPKRIDCGSEDDLAATVRQYRSGLPGRVEGGFQPGGHDALYWRSILPDVLDFLGRSLG, from the coding sequence GTGTCGACCCGAACAGGCGCATTTGTTTCTCGCTTCCGTCCGTCGGTCACGACGCACTGGGCCCTGGCCGTGCCTCTCCCGGAGCAAGCCCGCCAGTTGCTGCCGGTGGCTGTCTTCCTGCACGGGCTGGGCGGCAGCAGTGAGGTTCTGTTGGGCGACCTCGCGGCGGACCGGGCCCTGCAGCGCCACCTGGATGACGGCGGCCCGCCCTTTGCGGTTGCCGCCGTGGACGGCGGCGACTCCTGGTGGCATGCCCGCGCCGATGGCAGCGACACGCAGGCGATGCTCGTAGAGGAGTTCCTGCCGTTCCTGGGCGATCAGGGGCTCGACCTCGGAAAGGTCGGCGTCTTCGGCACGTCGATGGGCGGGTTCGGCGCCCTCCTCATGGCGTCGCGGGGCCGGGTGTCCGGACTTCGCGCCGTTGCGGCCATGAGCCCGGCGGTTTGGTCCAGTTATGAAGAGGGCATGCACGGCGCTTTCGACGGGCCGGCTGATTTCGAGGCGAATAACGTTTTTGCGCTCCGGCCGAGGCTTGCAGCGATTCCCAAAAGGATCGACTGCGGCAGTGAGGATGATCTGGCTGCTACAGTGCGCCAGTACCGTTCGGGACTTCCCGGCCGGGTGGAGGGCGGCTTTCAGCCGGGCGGACACGACGCCTTGTACTGGCGGTCCATCCTGCCGGACGTGCTGGACTTCCTGGGCCGTTCCCTGGGCTGA
- a CDS encoding DNA alkylation repair protein, whose translation MANEAVLALIRSELRAAADPIRGAAAQAYMKSATPSLGVPVPEVRRIAKAVAAAQPFVTADDLRSTVLVLWREARYREERYAAIDLTGLRSVAGDPRMLPVYEEIIRTGSSWDYVDGVAHRIGALLKAHREELTRVLLQWSVDPDLWIRRASITAQLGAKIQTDTGLLTAVIEANMADKEFFIRKAIGWALREYAKTDPEWVLEFVTRNGPSLSPLSRREALKNL comes from the coding sequence ATGGCAAATGAAGCGGTGCTGGCGTTGATTCGCTCAGAACTGCGGGCGGCGGCAGACCCTATCCGCGGCGCCGCCGCGCAGGCCTACATGAAGTCCGCAACGCCATCCCTGGGCGTCCCCGTGCCGGAGGTGCGCAGGATAGCCAAGGCCGTGGCCGCTGCGCAGCCCTTTGTAACCGCCGACGATTTGCGGTCAACGGTGCTTGTCCTGTGGCGTGAAGCCCGCTACCGCGAGGAACGCTACGCGGCGATTGACCTGACCGGGCTGCGGAGCGTGGCCGGAGACCCGCGGATGCTTCCGGTGTATGAGGAGATCATCCGAACGGGCTCATCCTGGGACTATGTGGACGGGGTGGCCCATCGGATCGGCGCACTGCTCAAGGCCCACCGGGAGGAACTAACCCGCGTACTGCTCCAGTGGAGCGTCGATCCCGACCTCTGGATCCGGCGGGCGTCGATTACGGCCCAGCTGGGAGCCAAAATCCAGACGGACACCGGCCTGCTCACTGCCGTCATCGAGGCGAACATGGCCGACAAGGAATTCTTTATCCGCAAGGCCATCGGGTGGGCGTTGCGTGAGTACGCCAAAACCGATCCCGAATGGGTCCTGGAGTTCGTGACACGGAACGGCCCGTCGCTCAGCCCGCTCTCGCGCAGGGAAGCCCTGAAAAACCTTTAG
- a CDS encoding HNH endonuclease family protein, with translation MSVSWAGYRRARRRSRQAWAVLGVAAVSVVAATVWFFTAGQFSAAEPAVSGPSEAPVFDAGWMKPVTPPYPVPLGSAAAALEALAVKGRASGSDYDRSAFGQAWQDADHNGCDTRNDVLRRDLHDVEFTKGSKCKVAAGTMHEPYVGLVVRFVRGANSSKDVQIDHVVALGDAWQKGAQQLTPQQRQNLANDPLNLIAADGDANQEKSASDAATWLPKNKALRCHYVARQISVKAAYGLWVTRPEKDAMARVLDSCPKQQTVVPR, from the coding sequence GTGAGTGTCAGCTGGGCCGGCTACCGGCGCGCCCGCCGCCGCTCCCGGCAGGCCTGGGCGGTGCTCGGTGTCGCCGCGGTATCGGTAGTTGCCGCCACGGTGTGGTTTTTTACGGCCGGCCAGTTCAGCGCCGCCGAGCCTGCTGTGTCCGGCCCCAGCGAGGCGCCGGTGTTCGATGCCGGCTGGATGAAGCCCGTGACACCCCCGTACCCGGTGCCGCTGGGCAGCGCTGCCGCTGCACTGGAAGCCTTGGCCGTGAAGGGCAGGGCATCCGGCAGCGACTACGACCGGTCCGCCTTCGGCCAGGCCTGGCAGGACGCCGACCACAACGGCTGCGACACCCGCAACGACGTCCTGCGCCGTGACCTTCACGACGTTGAGTTCACCAAGGGATCGAAGTGCAAGGTTGCCGCCGGCACCATGCATGAGCCGTACGTCGGGCTGGTGGTCAGGTTCGTCCGCGGCGCAAATTCCAGTAAGGACGTGCAGATCGACCACGTCGTCGCGCTGGGCGACGCCTGGCAGAAGGGGGCCCAGCAGCTGACGCCGCAGCAGCGGCAGAACCTTGCCAATGATCCGCTCAACCTCATTGCCGCGGACGGTGACGCCAACCAGGAGAAAAGCGCGTCGGACGCCGCCACATGGCTGCCGAAGAACAAGGCACTTCGGTGCCACTATGTGGCGCGGCAGATTTCGGTGAAGGCAGCGTACGGCCTCTGGGTCACCCGGCCGGAGAAGGACGCCATGGCCCGCGTGCTGGATTCATGCCCGAAGCAGCAGACGGTGGTGCCCCGGTAG